One window of the Helicoverpa zea isolate HzStark_Cry1AcR chromosome 7, ilHelZeax1.1, whole genome shotgun sequence genome contains the following:
- the LOC124632000 gene encoding putative thiosulfate sulfurtransferase, mitochondrial: MLCRFIRRCLPSSFQTLRTAATTNLKCLRRYNIHITPSSHLTITNTVRSYSTPVNVEELTVDYNYVKKATTKDSTLIIDVREPDEIKEHGKIPNSVNIPLGNVTPVLGTMPDKEFETTYKRPKPAEDTEIIFYCMIGKRSGMAQQNAINLGFKNAKNYLGSWTDWASKTQ; encoded by the exons ATGCTATGTCGGTTCATCCGTCGGTGTCTCCCGTCATCTTTTCAAACTTTGAGAACAGCGGCAACTACAAATTTGAAATGTCTCAGAAGATACAACATTC atataACTCCGTCATCCCACCTTACCATTACCAACACAGTACGATCATATTCAACACCAGTAAACGTTGAGGAATTAACAGTTGATTATAATTATGTGAAAAAGGCAACTACTAAGGACAGTACTCTTATAATTGATGTAAGGGAGCCTGATGAAATCAAAGAACATGGGAAGATTCCAAACAGCGTCAACATCCCAC TGGGTAATGTGACACCAGTGCTGGGAACAATGCCTGACAAAGAATTTGAAACCACCTACAAAAGGCCCAAGCCTGCTGAAGATacagaaattatattttactgtaTGATTGGAAAGAGGTCAGGCATGGCACAACAGAATGCTATCAATTTGGGATTTAAAAA TGCAAAGAACTACCTTGGTAGTTGGACAGACTGGGCAAGCAAAACCCAGTGA
- the LOC124631924 gene encoding peroxiredoxin, with protein sequence MKYNLVSVILVLTFSVSCKSSLFDSDSCYSFGSGNVFPGGARKVDHKLQFTKAMISKPAPEWEATAVVNGEITQLSLSSFKGKYLVFFFYPLDFTFVCPTEILAFSERVEEFRKINTEVVACSVDSHFTHLAWINTPRKEGGLGKINIPLLSDLTHSIAKDYGVYLEDLGHTLRGLFIIDDKGVLRQITMNDLPVGRSVDETLRLVQAFQYTDKHGEVCPAGWKPGQDTIIPNPDEKKKYFEKVAKN encoded by the exons ATGAAATATAATTTGGTTTCTGTCATACTGGTGCTAACATTCAGTGTTTCTTGTAAATCATCACTATTTGATAGTGATTCTTGCTACTCATTCGGCAGCGGCAATGTTTTCCCCGGCGGCGCAAGGAAAGTTGATCACAAACTACAATTTACAAAGGCAATGA TTTCGAAACCGGCTCCTGAATGGGAAGCAACTGCGGTTGTTAACGGTGAAATCACGCAACTTTCATTGTCAAGCTTTAAAGGAAAATACCTAGTATTCTTTTTTTACCCTCTGGACTT CACCTTTGTTTGCCCTACAGAAATATTAGCTTTTTCTGAGAGAGTAGAAGAATTTAGGAAAATTAACACTGAAGTGGTGGCATGCTCTGTTGATTCCCATTTCACACATCTTGCCTGGATTAACACGCCACGCAAGGAAGGTGGCCTAGGAAAAATTAACATACCGCTCCTTAGTGACTTAACTCACTCCATCGCCAAAGATTATGGTGTTTACTTAGAAGACTTAGGCCATACTTTGAGAGgattattcattattgatgACAAAGGTGTTTTGAGACAGATCACAATGAATGATTTACCCGTAGGGCGATCAGTTGATGAAACCTTACGACTGGTGCAAGCATTCCAGTATACAGATAAGCATGGTGAAGTATGCCCTGCTGGCTGGAAACCAGGGCAAGATACG ATTATTCCAAACCCTGATGAAAAGAAGAAATACTTTGAAAAGGTGGCAAAAAATTAG
- the LOC124632001 gene encoding rhodanese domain-containing protein CG4456-like isoform X2: protein MVDPKRVLKYEDMLQVIHQPEKVIIDVRDPDEVQSTGKIPSSINIPLGDVHESLVTMSHEDFRRQYQREKPSNSDELIFYCQSGRRSSEALHKALQMGYVNSKTYLGSWSDWSSRHSDNNV, encoded by the exons ATGGTGGACCCCAAGAGAGTGTTGAAGTACGAAGATATGTTGCAAGTAATCCACCAGCCAGAGAAAGTGATCATTGATGTTCGGGACCCAGACGAGGTGCAATCCACTGGCAAGATACCATCCAGCATCAATATTCCAT TGGGAGATGTCCATGAGTCATTGGTGACAATGTCTCATGAGGATTTCCGGCGTCAGTACCAACGAGAGAAACCATCAAATTCCGATGAGCTTATCTTCTATTGCCAGTCTGGCAGACGATCTTCCGAAGCCTTGCATAAGGCTTTGCAGATGGGCTACGTAAA ctcAAAAACTTATTTGGGAAGCTGGTCGGATTGGTCCAGTCGACATAgtgataataatgtttaa
- the LOC124632001 gene encoding rhodanese domain-containing protein CG4456-like isoform X1 encodes MFSFPTSLTTARNAVRKTNIHSLYSFIVGRRESTNGETDFIKMVDPKRVLKYEDMLQVIHQPEKVIIDVRDPDEVQSTGKIPSSINIPLGDVHESLVTMSHEDFRRQYQREKPSNSDELIFYCQSGRRSSEALHKALQMGYVNSKTYLGSWSDWSSRHSDNNV; translated from the exons ATGTTTTCATTTCCTACATCTCTTACTACTGCTAGAAATGCAGTACGTAAGACGAATATAC ATTCATTGTACAGTTTCATAGTAGGCAGAAGGGAAAGCACAAACGGAGAGACAGATTTCATAAAAATGGTGGACCCCAAGAGAGTGTTGAAGTACGAAGATATGTTGCAAGTAATCCACCAGCCAGAGAAAGTGATCATTGATGTTCGGGACCCAGACGAGGTGCAATCCACTGGCAAGATACCATCCAGCATCAATATTCCAT TGGGAGATGTCCATGAGTCATTGGTGACAATGTCTCATGAGGATTTCCGGCGTCAGTACCAACGAGAGAAACCATCAAATTCCGATGAGCTTATCTTCTATTGCCAGTCTGGCAGACGATCTTCCGAAGCCTTGCATAAGGCTTTGCAGATGGGCTACGTAAA ctcAAAAACTTATTTGGGAAGCTGGTCGGATTGGTCCAGTCGACATAgtgataataatgtttaa